The proteins below are encoded in one region of Flavobacterium sp. IMCC34852:
- a CDS encoding NifU family protein gives MTNEELILNIEKALNEIRPFLNSDGGDISLVSIEDEKHVKVRLQGACTSCSLSISTMKAGVETTIKKYAPQIETVENVA, from the coding sequence ATGACTAACGAAGAATTGATTTTAAACATCGAAAAAGCACTCAACGAAATCAGACCATTTCTGAATTCCGATGGCGGCGATATCAGTTTGGTTTCTATAGAGGATGAAAAGCACGTAAAAGTGCGTCTTCAAGGAGCTTGTACTTCTTGCAGTTTAAGCATCAGCACAATGAAAGCCGGTGTGGAAACAACAATTAAAAAATACGCGCCACAGATAGAAACTGTTGAGAACGTAGCATAG
- a CDS encoding NAD(P)/FAD-dependent oxidoreductase, producing MIETDILIIGAGPTGLFAVFEAGLLKLKCHIIDALPQPGGQLAELYPKKPIYDIPGYPEVLAGDLVTNLMEQIKQFQPGFTLGETAETIEKLEDGSFIVTTNEGTKHLAKAIAIAGGLGTFEPRKPILKDIEFYEKEDRGVDYFVKDPEKYRGKNIVISGGGDSALDWSIFLSDVAASVTLVHRRNEFRGALDSVEKVQELKSAGKIKLITPGEVIGFKGSERIESVDIEVNGARMNVVTDYFIPLFGLTPKLGPIANWGLEIEKNAIKVNNALDYQTNIEGIYAIGDVNIYPGKLKLILCGFHEATLMCQSVYQRLNPGKKYVLKYTTVSGVDGFDGTRKEAEKAVVKSIE from the coding sequence ATGATTGAAACAGATATATTGATTATCGGTGCCGGACCAACCGGATTGTTCGCCGTATTCGAAGCCGGATTATTAAAATTAAAATGCCACATTATAGATGCTTTGCCGCAACCCGGTGGACAACTAGCAGAATTGTATCCCAAAAAACCTATCTACGATATTCCCGGTTATCCCGAAGTGTTGGCTGGTGATTTGGTGACCAATTTGATGGAGCAAATCAAACAATTCCAACCCGGATTTACCTTAGGAGAAACCGCCGAAACCATTGAAAAACTGGAAGACGGTAGTTTTATTGTAACTACGAATGAAGGCACAAAACACTTGGCCAAAGCCATAGCAATTGCCGGTGGTTTAGGAACATTCGAGCCAAGAAAACCTATCTTAAAAGACATAGAGTTTTACGAAAAAGAAGATAGAGGCGTAGATTACTTCGTCAAAGATCCCGAAAAATACCGAGGCAAAAACATAGTGATTTCCGGTGGTGGTGATTCTGCTTTGGATTGGAGTATTTTCCTTTCTGATGTGGCCGCTTCAGTAACTTTGGTACACCGCAGAAATGAATTCCGTGGCGCTTTAGATTCTGTTGAAAAAGTACAGGAATTGAAATCGGCAGGAAAAATTAAGTTAATCACTCCGGGAGAAGTTATAGGCTTTAAAGGTTCGGAACGAATAGAATCCGTGGACATTGAAGTCAACGGTGCTCGTATGAATGTGGTAACCGATTATTTTATTCCGCTATTTGGCTTGACACCAAAATTGGGACCTATCGCCAATTGGGGATTGGAAATTGAAAAGAATGCGATTAAAGTTAACAACGCTTTAGATTATCAAACCAACATTGAAGGCATTTACGCCATCGGTGATGTGAATATTTATCCGGGCAAATTAAAATTGATTCTTTGTGGTTTCCACGAAGCGACATTGATGTGCCAAAGTGTTTACCAACGATTGAATCCGGGCAAGAAATATGTCTTAAAATACACTACAGTTTCCGGCGTTGACGGATTTGACGGTACTCGTAAAGAAGCAGAAAAAGCGGTAGTAAAATCGATAGAATAA
- a CDS encoding 2Fe-2S iron-sulfur cluster-binding protein, producing the protein MANDVTITITDREGISHEVQAPTDMNMNIMELVRAYELAPEGTIGICGGMAMCASCQCYVLNDFPLPEKSDDEQAMLWEAFNVKENSRLGCQIHITEDLDGLEIELAPEA; encoded by the coding sequence ATGGCAAACGACGTAACCATAACCATAACCGACAGAGAAGGCATCAGTCACGAAGTGCAAGCACCAACCGACATGAACATGAACATCATGGAACTCGTTCGCGCCTATGAATTAGCACCCGAAGGCACTATCGGAATTTGTGGCGGCATGGCGATGTGTGCTTCTTGCCAGTGTTATGTATTAAATGATTTCCCTTTGCCTGAGAAAAGTGACGATGAGCAAGCCATGCTTTGGGAAGCTTTCAATGTGAAAGAAAACAGCCGCTTGGGTTGTCAAATCCACATCACTGAAGACCTTGACGGATTAGAAATAGAATTGGCTCCGGAAGCTTAA
- a CDS encoding SGNH/GDSL hydrolase family protein, giving the protein MKYSAKIFFSFLLCLSLMGCSSDEDNTTTEVVPVQYKYLALGDSYTFGQSVCETCRFPEQLKDSLEQFLNPEDTFNIKLIAQTGWTTTNLKTAIANENLQNTYDLVTLLIGVNNQYQNRPFSLYEQEFPELVNIAITKAGGDINKLIVVSIPDYAYTPFGQGSIAISEGVYQYNAFAKNYCETNNITFVNITDITRLGLAQPELVANDGLHPSTIAYSKFVERILPEAKIKLGL; this is encoded by the coding sequence ATGAAATACTCGGCTAAAATATTCTTTTCGTTTTTACTTTGTTTATCATTGATGGGCTGCAGTTCTGATGAAGACAATACCACTACTGAAGTTGTTCCGGTACAGTATAAATACTTGGCTTTAGGCGATAGTTATACTTTTGGTCAGAGCGTTTGCGAAACTTGTCGGTTTCCCGAACAGTTAAAAGACAGCCTTGAGCAATTCTTAAACCCGGAAGATACCTTTAACATCAAACTCATCGCCCAAACAGGTTGGACAACTACAAATTTGAAAACGGCCATTGCCAATGAAAATCTTCAGAATACTTATGATTTGGTTACACTTTTAATTGGTGTCAACAATCAGTACCAAAACAGACCTTTTAGCTTATACGAACAAGAGTTTCCTGAATTGGTTAACATTGCCATTACCAAAGCCGGAGGAGATATAAACAAACTGATAGTAGTTTCGATTCCTGATTATGCTTATACGCCTTTTGGACAAGGTTCAATAGCCATTTCGGAAGGGGTTTATCAATACAATGCTTTTGCAAAAAATTATTGCGAAACTAACAACATTACTTTTGTAAATATTACTGATATCACGCGATTGGGATTGGCACAACCCGAATTAGTAGCCAATGATGGTTTACATCCCTCAACTATTGCCTATTCTAAATTTGTAGAAAGGATTTTGCCTGAGGCGAAAATTAAATTAGGACTTTAA
- a CDS encoding DUF3050 domain-containing protein: MTISIINEKIHPQKNSLLQHPLYEKVKTIDDLHKFLESHVYAVWDFMSLLKALQSKLTCTTTPWFASENPETRYLINEIVLAEESDLTIDGKRLSHFEMYVEAMQSCGACTQELEAFLQKVIDTKNVFIAIKQSDLHPEVKAFLDFTFRVIEEGKVHKIAAAFTFGREDLIPNMFTEILKNFQQNFPDVDLSKLIYYFERHIELDADEHGPMAMQMITELCQDNAQKWKEVEEVSIMALEKRIGLWNAIEEKIASSLALV, translated from the coding sequence ATGACTATTTCTATTATTAACGAAAAAATACACCCGCAGAAAAACAGTTTACTGCAACATCCGCTTTATGAAAAAGTAAAAACCATAGACGACTTGCATAAATTCCTCGAAAGTCATGTATATGCGGTTTGGGACTTTATGTCGCTTTTGAAAGCCTTGCAAAGCAAATTGACCTGTACCACAACGCCATGGTTTGCCTCGGAGAATCCGGAGACTCGGTATTTGATTAACGAAATTGTTTTGGCAGAAGAAAGCGATTTGACCATTGACGGCAAACGCTTAAGTCATTTCGAAATGTATGTCGAAGCCATGCAAAGTTGCGGCGCTTGTACCCAAGAATTAGAGGCCTTTTTGCAAAAGGTAATTGATACAAAAAATGTCTTCATCGCTATCAAACAAAGTGATTTACATCCTGAGGTGAAAGCGTTTCTCGACTTTACTTTCCGCGTAATCGAAGAAGGTAAAGTACATAAAATTGCGGCGGCGTTTACATTTGGCCGAGAAGATTTGATTCCGAATATGTTTACCGAAATCTTGAAAAACTTCCAACAAAACTTCCCGGATGTTGATTTGTCTAAATTGATTTACTACTTCGAAAGACACATCGAATTAGACGCCGATGAGCACGGACCAATGGCGATGCAAATGATTACTGAACTTTGTCAAGACAACGCTCAAAAGTGGAAAGAAGTGGAAGAAGTTTCAATTATGGCTTTGGAGAAAAGAATCGGACTTTGGAATGCTATCGAAGAAAAAATAGCGTCAAGCTTGGCATTGGTTTAA
- a CDS encoding acyl-CoA dehydrogenase family protein, which produces MKPDLFQAPDYYNLDDLLTEEHKLVRDSARAWVKREVSPIIEDYAQRAEFPKQIIKGLGEIGGFGPYIPEEYGGAGLDQISYGLIMQEIERGDSGVRSTSSVQSSLVMYPIWKFGTEEQRQKYLPKLATGEFMGCFGLTEPDHGSNPSGMTTNFKDMGDHYLLNGAKMWISNAPFADIAVVWAKNEEGRIHGLIVERGMEGFTTPETHNKWSLRASATGELIFDNVKVPKENLMPGKSGLGAPMMCLDSARYGIAWGAIGAAMDCYDTALRYAKERIQFDKPIAGTQLQQKKLAEMITEITKAQLLTWRLGVLRNEGKATTAQISMAKRNNVDMAINIAREARQILGGMGITGEYSIMRHSMNLESVITYEGTHDIHLLITGADITGIPAFK; this is translated from the coding sequence ATGAAACCAGATTTATTTCAAGCTCCCGATTACTATAATTTAGATGATTTATTAACGGAAGAACACAAATTAGTGCGTGATTCTGCTCGTGCGTGGGTGAAGCGTGAAGTTTCTCCTATCATTGAAGACTATGCACAACGTGCCGAATTTCCTAAGCAAATCATTAAAGGTTTGGGAGAAATTGGTGGTTTTGGACCATACATTCCGGAAGAATACGGCGGTGCCGGTTTAGACCAAATTTCGTATGGTTTGATCATGCAGGAAATTGAAAGAGGCGACTCGGGTGTGCGTTCTACCTCATCGGTACAATCATCTTTAGTGATGTATCCGATTTGGAAATTCGGAACCGAAGAACAACGTCAAAAATATTTACCCAAATTAGCCACCGGAGAATTCATGGGTTGTTTCGGATTGACCGAACCTGATCACGGTTCAAATCCGAGTGGCATGACCACCAACTTCAAAGATATGGGCGACCATTATTTGTTAAACGGTGCTAAAATGTGGATTTCAAATGCACCTTTTGCTGACATCGCCGTAGTTTGGGCCAAAAATGAAGAAGGCAGAATTCACGGCTTAATCGTAGAGCGAGGTATGGAAGGCTTTACTACTCCTGAAACGCACAACAAATGGTCACTTCGTGCTTCGGCCACCGGTGAATTGATTTTTGACAACGTAAAAGTACCGAAAGAAAACTTAATGCCCGGAAAATCAGGTCTTGGCGCACCAATGATGTGTTTGGATTCTGCTCGTTACGGAATTGCCTGGGGGGCGATTGGTGCTGCAATGGATTGTTATGATACGGCTTTGCGTTATGCAAAAGAAAGAATACAATTTGACAAACCTATTGCCGGAACCCAATTGCAACAAAAGAAATTGGCAGAAATGATTACCGAAATCACCAAAGCACAATTGTTGACTTGGCGTTTAGGTGTTTTGAGAAACGAAGGCAAAGCGACAACCGCTCAAATCTCTATGGCAAAAAGAAACAATGTAGATATGGCAATTAACATTGCTCGTGAAGCCCGTCAAATTTTGGGTGGTATGGGAATCACCGGTGAATATTCTATCATGCGTCATAGTATGAATTTAGAAAGTGTAATTACTTATGAAGGCACACACGACATTCACTTACTGATTACCGGTGCCGATATTACCGGTATTCCGGCCTTTAAATAA